Proteins encoded by one window of Brienomyrus brachyistius isolate T26 unplaced genomic scaffold, BBRACH_0.4 scaffold32, whole genome shotgun sequence:
- the LOC125721091 gene encoding E3 SUMO-protein ligase ZBED1-like, with translation MLKSFIASKNAIISTLAVINAPVRHLSQEEWTTVQEICTILQPFEEVTVELSAESYLTASKVIVLARGLQRATTDFRRNTTTAAAQGVIDSLCASMSSRFHRIHANHILADTAALDPRFKRMAFPDGRTADETFQRLSTAAARISSGTPIQQQPAAEGLEGAGSGAGSIVWSYFHGEVAGTVEARNPTAEAVMEVRAYLEEPLLPTHEDPLKWWESRAPVYPRLSKLMAKKLCVVATSVPSERIFSKTGQIISERRSRLKAKKVRALVFLNANLPKDKKERQKKP, from the exons ATGTTGAAAAGCTTTATTGCCAGTAAAAATGCCATCATCTCCACCCTGGCCGTCATCAATGCACCTGTCCGCCACCTGTCCCAGGAGGAATGGACCACAGTGCAAGAAATATGCACAATCTTGCAACCATTTGAGGAAGTCACTGTGGAACTCAGTGCAGAAAG CTACTTGACAGCCTCGAAGGTCATAGTGCTGGCCAGGGGACTTCAAAGAGCCACCACTGATTTCCGGCGAAACACTACAACAGCGGCAGCGCAAGGTGTGATCGACAGTCTGTGTGCGAGTATGTCATCGCGATTCCACAGGATTCATGCCAACCACATACTAGCAGATACTGCTGCACTTGACCCGCGTTTTAAGAGGATGGCCTTCCCTGATGGCAGAACAGCAGATGAGACGTTTCAAAGGCTGTCAACTGCAGCAGCAAGAATTAGCAGTGGCACACCCATCCAACAGCAACCAGCTGCAGAAGGactggaaggagcaggcagtggTGCTGGATCAATAGTTTGGAGCTATTTCCATGGGGAA GTAGCTGGAACAGTGGAAGCCAGGAATCCCACCGCCGAAGCTGTCATGGAGGTGCGAGCCTACCTGGAGGAGCCTCTTCTTCCAACACATGAGGATCCCCTCAAGTGGTGGGAGAGTCGAGCCCCTGTTTACCCCAGGCTTAGCAAGCTGATGGCCAAGAAGCTTTGTGTTGTGGCGACATCAGTTCCCTCTGAGAGAATATTCTCCAAAACTGGACAGATAATCTCAGAGAGGAGAAGTCGCCTTAAGGCCAAAAAGGTCAGAGCTCTTGTCTTCCTTAATGCAAATTTGCCCAAGGACAAGAAAGAGAGGCAGAAAAAGCCATAA